The Budorcas taxicolor isolate Tak-1 chromosome 2, Takin1.1, whole genome shotgun sequence nucleotide sequence CCAAAAGTAAGAGGCCAGATATTAAGAAAAACTAGATTTTGGCCTCTTCTGATAgtgattttgggtttttttttgtactGTTATACTAAAAAAGCTCCTACTGTGATGTGAAATGCAGAAATATACTTTATAAGTAATTCTATGCAAAATTATACTCAACTAgtgtagaaaatataaaactttaaaaagcattaaaataagTTATCAGTATGCTGAATCAGTAGTTTCACTTTAACTTTGTAAACTCAAAATTTCTTAGACCACCATTTGGGCTAGTTTCTATATACTGTAAATACTACAAAAACTCCTTATTTATACTGTTCTTATCTCATTTGTTACATTCATAGATTTATATGATACATCTGGCTAAAAAGCAAATTGTTGCAAAACTAACCACTATGTACTTTTTTATAAATACCATATGAACAAAAAATggcattttatattaaattgttTAGCTCTGCTAAAAGACAATTTAGTTGAAAAGCTGGTACTAATAAAGGAATATCAGGACCGTTCTATTATTTCCTTGAAGTTCATTCACAATCTTACATGACAATATCTAGCACCACACTAAATTGGGGCCAGTGTgtatcagatttttcttttcagcaaGTATATTTCAACCAAGAAAAATGCTGTATATACCTTGACATGAAAACACCAGTTCTTTTATTTGTATCTGAAGGTGTGGGAGGACCATTCTATTAGCAATGAGTATTAGACACAGGAAGTTGTAAGGCTAAGGGCCTGTTTGAGGAACTATGTGGCTGAACGTGGAGTGGGAGAAAAAGTGTAGGTTGGTAAAACAGGACACAGCACAGATCCTTGTTAAGCCTTCATAACCTTGGCTTTTGCCTCCTAGAGAACTACTGGATGTGTTAAGTAGGAGTAACATCAGAGTTGAAGTCTCCTCTGCCTTGTATGTCTGTAATAGTCTCAAGAGTAAAGAAAGGTCGGAGCAGACCAATGGGGAGGCTCTGAAATGCTCGCGTGCGGCATGGTGGCTCCAATCTGGGGTTATAGCAGCGAGAAGGCAGTGGATTCTGCATGTTTCTAAGGTAGGGCTAAAAGGATTTTCCAGTAGAATGAATGCAGGGTGAGAGTGACTCAAatacttgaacatctggaagaacAGAGTTGCCCACACATGGTTAAGACTGGCTAAAAGGTCTAGGTGGGAAAATCAGTTCACTCTGGGACACATTCCATGATTAAGTATATAAATagcaaatacaaaattaaagcCCTTTAAAACTTGGAGAATCTGCAGGCCACCCACACGACACCATTCACAGCACTCATCACTTCATCTAATCAAATGTCTGACTCATGTCATGTTTAAATTCAAGCGGGAAAAAAGTCATCTGAGGGTTCAGCATGTTTAGCACACGCAACAGGCAGGTTACTCAGAGCCCTGTCAATCCGTTGGGAGCAAGACAGgtctgcatgccctagagccaggctgcctgggctgCTGCCATTTCCCAAGAATGACTTCCATGAGGCGAAGCACACTGCTCACTCGTCTGTACATCAGGGATAAATATGCAGTGAGTTACTCCAAGAAATAAGCACAGAGCCGAGCTAGTAGCAAGCACTCTATAAACGATCTTTTCTTTGGCCCTACATTAGCAAGAGAAAGGAACTAGTCGAATTAGCTTAGTAAGAATCTGACTCAGATGATGACAGGAAAGTTCAGCGATGGAAAACGACTAATGCTTAATCTAGGCATTCAAATGTCAACtctgctggggacttccctggcggcccagatggtaaacaatccacctgcgaTGTGAGACactcgggttcaatctctgggtcaggaagatcccctggagaagcgactggccacccactccagtatccttgcctgggaataCCTATAAACAGGAGCCTCCTggggtgtagtccatggggtcacaaaacaagtcgacgcaacttagtgactatgTGACCAAAAACTCCTTCCCACAACGGTATTGAGATAGAGCCCTAGAAGATACCCCTTTCCCAACCTCCAGACAGTCTCATCTTTAGAATAAAGTAGCCTGAAATAAAATATTGGGTGAGGGTGACGGCAACAATCTTATCAGTGGCCACCATCTGGAGCACCTGGAATTAACTTTAGCATCTATTAACcactgcccccccccacccccccccccgccccaacagccacacacacacactccactagCAGGACAGCAGATACTTTCACTCCCATTCATTCTTTGAGTTAgttatatttggaaatattttaagacaaCCAATCACATCTCAGTACCTAATTATTATTCTGAAGTACTATACATACTGCATTACACAGaaccagaattttaaaatctaagtgaCCCATGACTAAAAGTAGATTTCATCTCTTGATCAAGATTTGAAATGTGTTTATCACTAACTCCTCAGATTTTTAAGCTTTGCTATCTGATTGTTAAGCCTTAAACTCAGTTCCCAATTTCAAAATGTGTACCAACACCTTTCACATCAAAGTATAGCAAGCATTCCATTAGAAATCTTAATTTCATGATAATCCATTTGTTGTATAGAATTCTTGCAAGATTTCTCCTGAAGCCTGTGGTGTGGCCCCTCAAagtaccttaaacttacataccCATTCTTCTAAGTCTCAGAACATACACAAAATATTCTCAAAGATTATTATTAGGTCAATTCCAGCTTTTTAACACTCTTGAGAACTGGGAATAATTTAGACAAGAACTTTGATTCTACATGGAGGGGAAAACCTATTAGCATTAACTTTGTCACcctcttaaaaaaatactttaggaACCATGGAACAGGTACTAGCTTTAGCTCTTTAAGTCCATTTTCAGATTTAACCTTCAGACTTACTAGATCACTAGATTACTGTTGCCAAGTATCTTAAAATGCCACTTATCCACAACTTCAAGGTTAAACTCAGCACTAGGCTTATTTGATGCCTAGACCACATACTGCTGAGTCAAACTAATTCTTGATAACCATTTTCAAAGATTTAATTCTAGTTGATGCAGACCGCTACCATCACCAAACTGCCAAAGGGAGCATGGCATATAAACTCCTAATAACTTGATCATGGTCACAGAACTATTTGAAAACTGACTGTATATTTTCCAATACTTAATGAATAGAAGGTGTTAAGACAACTGAGGTTAAATGCAAATAATCTGTCAAGAGCACTTCTGATCCAGTTAACCGAAGATTTGTTGGCAGAATGGACTAAttcaactatatttttaaatgaaaattacatGTATCTTACTTTTCAGATACAGCTAACATCTGATAATCTGTAATCCTTGTGATAAGCCTGAACTATTAATGTCTATATACATGGATGTGCTGAAATTTTATCATTTCTCATTAAGCTGTCCACATCCTTGTACGTAACATTGTTCACATtaccaataaatttaaaaacagtacAGATAAATCCATTATTTCCCGAGCAGCTTTCAGTATCATGCCAGGCAAACACAGATTAATGCACCCTTGCCCCTACCTAACTGAAAAAGCCGTAAGCAAAACTGGCATTTTACACCTACTACTTTACTCTTCCCCCCAACCCTTGGGACTTCATACTCAATTCCAAATTCAACTAACCCAATGTTTTAACTGGATCCCACTTTTAACTCCAGTACATGAGAGTCTAATTTGTCTTGACTGAACATTCTGCATTTTCATTCTCAGAAAATAGCTTAACTACTCAAGCATTAAACTCAATTTATAACCTACAGCTTCACAGAATATAAAACCATTGCCATTATCCTATGAAAtactaaataaaagcaaaatgtatCAAAATCCTGTTAACAGCCCAGAATCCTCAAGACCATGTCAATTCACAAAGCATTTAACATGTTAATAGCTATCAATGCAGAGCCTAAAGTAAGTGTTATCTTTTCCCAACCCTtcaatgaaaaaatgctcaattgCCTTTCTCGAAGTCAAGAAACCAAAtacttgtggcttccctggtggtccagtggttaagaatctgccctgtaatggggggaggagggacacaggttcgatccctggttgagtaagatcccatataccagagaaactaagcctgtgtgccacaactactgagcccttgagaGCCTGTTTCTCAAGATTAGAAGCGCTCATTATCACTAAAGTAGCTAACCCCACTCAGCGCAACTCAAGAATGCCCACcaaagacttggcacagccaaaaataaaacacccAAAGAGAGTACCTTCTAACATCTGGAATCCCGTTTCTTCTCAATTGCTTACTTACTCACATTAACTAAAATTTGTCTCCAAGAAAAGTTGATTCACTCCTCACCAATCACCTGAATTATCACTCAAAATCCTTAAGTGGCAGTAAGATTTCCCACTTATTCCTCATGTGATGTTTACCACCTTTAACTGATGTGAAGGCTCATTCCAGGTTTCCTTTTTCACTTATTAGTAATGTCCACCTATTCACCATTGAAGTCACGTGAACATTGTGAAGTgacaaaaccacacacacatttctaaaaatattttaatgaaaaagttcTTTCTGTAAACATTTCATTATACTACAAATAAAACATCTGAATCCATTACAGACCACCTCTTAGTCTTATAAATCAGAGTAAAACATTGAGATCTAAAAGAAATCTTGAATATTTGATATAGGCTAACAATCCTTACGTTACCCCTGCACATTAGCATGCTTACTCACTACTTTGTGACAATTATTGGAGTTCCAAGAGATACTGGCATTAGAAGTATTTCAAATTGTGACTTACATAATTAGAACTCAAAACCAATTTTATTTCAACTGTTCAACAAATGGTCCTTTTTACcaaattttcttctttaggaCGTAAGTGTAAattgattctttaaaaagaaatgtagtGTGGGAAGCTGTAACCTAGGAGTTTTGACAAAAAGTTTGCCTTGACCATCTCTTGTATAACTTCTTTACTGGTGTTGTGAGTTAAGAGCATCGTATTTTTCAGAAATGACAGTGGaactacatttaaataaaatcactttatttcataaaattgATGGACTGGAAAAGAACAATGTcttgcctttaaaaaagaaaatgtttcattaTCTTAGGAAATTTGCATCATTAAAAACCATgttgtaaagaaattaaaaaggctATTTACCTTATTTAACACTTCTGTGATGTGTAGAAACTCAGCCCTGATTTAGTCAGAGACCCAACCAGCCATTCTCTGAAAATAAATCTGTGGCAAACTAACTACTCTTGTTTATATATAAGAACTTGACTTACAATTTAGAAACTAGTTTTAACTGTCTGTCCCCTTCCCctagtgttattttaaaaagtgaattaacACCAAATCTCAACTTTTAACAAGCCCTTTTGGGGCAGCAATAATAGCCCTTATGAACAATTAGCATCTGACTGTGTAGCAATGGAGTAATATTTTTTAACTATTCTTTGGGAAAGGTTGTCTTCTAGAAGGGAGATTTAGTTTATGTAGGGCCCTACTACTTCTGGTTAACAGgtcaacaacaaaaccaaaaaagaacCGAAAGTTTATCCTATTAGTCCAAATAATTCCCTGAAGTCATATGCAAGAGAACTTACTTATGTATGAGGCCACTTGAATGAAGACCATTTTTAGATGTTATCATCTGACAGTTTTGAAAGCTCATTCCagatggttttttttcccctagaatgAGGATTGGAAGTGTAATGCTTCTGTTACAAGTCATGCTTGTtacaaaaattctttaaaaaatctggTCACTCCCTTTCCAAAAATTGACTTTATCGTAAAGACACCAACAATGAATTGTTTATATCTGACTCAAGATCAACACTCATGGTTTTtgcagagaaaatcttaaaactgtttaaaatgtGCTGGATGTGATTCCTCACGACAAAACTTTCAGCTGAACAACTTTGCCAATGtatctaagttttaaaatatgcacTAGAAATTTATGGGAAAACAAATGGTGTCATCAGGCTTTACTGTGAGCTACAAACCTTACCCAGCCAGAAACCTTCGTATTTAAGATGGTAGGAAAGACATTCCTCATTTAGGCAAGTAGGGTTCTCATTCAACctgcaaatcaaaaaaattacTCTTACCTTGCTTTACAAAAAATTACTCTTTAATTAgtgaaaaaattcaaattcaaaccTTACCTAATGCTTATTGCCCTTCCTCGCAGGTCTAAATGCTAGACCTAGTGACTGTGGCCAACTATCTCTCATTGGTGTTCCAAAAGGCGAAGAGCTCCTTCCCGCTAGACCTTCTTCGATATTTCAGTTGTAATAAGCAGATTTAACTAGCTTTTGGAAAGTTGCTCACTATCACCATAGTATTTTATGCCTTCACTTCTCTGTAGTTGAAGCTCTTGCTGCTGCCTTGTCATTCTTTATTTATGCTGACTTGTCCATACTCAAAATGCTGCTGAAGTCCTGTCTTAGTGAGTCTCGTTTGATCCACACCGTGCTTAAAAAGCACCTCTTAAGTCCTTTAAAGCTGGTTAAATCGCTCTCCTCATGGCTTAACTTTTCCACACTGTTCACAAGAACTAAGCTAACAATACAACTTATAAACAGGTCACATACACAGATTTCACCTGCTTATAGGTTGCAAACATCAACTTACTGACAGTATTTTCACTATTAAACTAGTTCCAGAACACAGAAAGGTTTGTTAACAGTACAATTAACCTCATATGTCATTAAAGGATACTGTCAAGGTTGTGTCAAAACAATTTCACAAACATAGAAACAGGAAATGTTAACCTCCCCCATTCCTTCAACCTTTATTATATGAATAAAAAAAACCTTGAGACAATTtagcttatttttaataaaatgtttcccAAGCATTATTTTGACCAGGTACCCAGATTTAAGTTATGAACATTGACAGTGTCCATTTATATAACCACACTTTTAAGTTGTTAAAGACTTAACCATTTGCTGATAATTAGCCTATTTTCTACACTGCTTATTCACATATGTCCATTAACAAATGGAATGTTGTCTGTTACATTTATTGGTTTGTGAGTGTTTTCTGAAAAACTGCAGTGTCTGTGAAGACCAATTTCCATGCTGGCATGCATCCAAATATTAATGCACAGAGGCACAGAATTAGAGCAACGAGAGCATAGTCAAACACTAGCACGCCCCATCCCCCCTTTATTGCTTGTTTTGCTTAGTACttcttaaaacaaaagaaagaatctCGAATTCAACGTTCAACTGCCAAAGAAACAATAACAACAGGGCACATACTCAGGGCTTGAATGAAATTGTAAACACTAGCTGGCGCAAAACAGTAGacattgatttatatatatatatatatgtgacctTGTTATCTAAAACTCTTCTCAACAAGGATCTTCCAAACAAATTGTAAACTCATACCAACATGATTTAGGTTCAAGCATACACATGAGTAACAGTGTGTTCTTTGGGATTTTAAGTGAGTACAAGCTGACTATTCAAATTTGAATTCAGGTCTCGGGGAAGTGAAAAGCTTTTTTGTACTAAGCAACTGTGCTGCAAGTCTACTGCAGTTAAGTATCTGGGATGATTTCCATCTAGACTATCCTTGGTTTTCACCCAGTAAAATGCAGAGGGTACAAACAGGAAAGCATGCCAGCCAGTTAATGGTTCAACAATGCATGATTTTTATTCCCTTGCTCTGAGAGCTTgtatcaaaaaaatatatattaaaccaaggaaaataaCTGAAGATTTACGGGCCTCTTgtgctttaaaaaggaaaaaaaagatagccACTAATTTGCTCAGATACAGCAGGCTTAGTGGTCTTGTATTTTCAACATTTTCAGAATGTTTCCTAAGGTAGGAGGAAAGGGGAAACATTCACTACCCCTTCCCAGAATTTAAACAGAGGGCAGTAGACATTCTTTACACCCAAATAAAACTATGGCAGCAGTTCACTTGTGACCAAGGTGAATGTAGAATGGAGATGTTCTAAACACAGCTAGGACTCTCAGCAAAGCTAATACACTAAAATCATGattacattttgaaagaaaatgcacaaaaaccaaatagaaattttgagatttttcatTTGAAGGTAAATCTTAATGCTATTAAATTCACAAATATGCTAATTTAAATACCCAATTCTATTATCTAAAACACACATTGCAAACATACAAATATCTATTCTCTCCACATGTCAGAGCCATTCATGTCATGGTTTGGAGATGCGGAGAATAGATTCCCCTTAAACTGCAAGTCAGCAGGTGTTTCTTTACAGTTAACTTTAGCAAAATTCATACAAAATAGTAATTAACAATGATCTTCTTTACTTGTTAACTCACAAGGAAACACCTTCAAAACTGCATTTTGTTAAAGTTTCTGTACTAAAATGTAGAAAAACTGAACTACACAAatattgaaaagttaaaaattccTTAATTTTTTATTCCTGGTACCACTACCACAATTTACAGGGCAATATACCTGatgtaatgaaaagaaaaagaaaaagacaaagctaCAACAGATAAAAGACCTCAGGAATGTACATCTAATTGACACTACATTGCATTAATCAATAGCTGCACTTTTTGCAAACTGTGGCTATGACAGTCCTGAACAAGAAGGGTTTCCTGTTTAAGCTGCAGTAACTTTTCTGACTATGGATCATCGTTCCTTCTGTGGCAGATTTTTACAGTTCCTCTAACGCATTTGGGACGACTGTCTCAAAGTAACCTGCAGCTTTCCTGACAACTCCTCGCTCTCTCTCCTGCTAAGAACTGTAGCCTGTTGAATAATACAGGATAAAAAAATTATTACACTCAGTGAACAATTCCACATATTCTTTTATCATCAttataaaaacttaaaagatACCTAcccttttcttctgattttttagAACCTTCTGCTACCATATCCACCACTTCCACCACCAGATCCATAACCACCTGGAAATACACATAAAAAGATTAtaaagaaatatacatttttaacttaaatgGCAATATAGAATTttactaggaaaaaaatattatttaccaCCATAGGGACTGCCCGAGCTTCTTCCACCAAAACTACCCCCTTTCATGGGTCCATAATTTGACTGCTGTTGTCCACTATAATTTCCAAAATCATTATAGTTTCCACCACCACCATAGTTACCTGAAATTAACAAAGATTTTATTTGTAGCTGACCTACAGAagttattttccttgtttttaataCGTACATGCATTGCATTATCTTTTGACAATCACGGCACCATCCTGACACACACAATCCTTTAAGATTTCACAGAACTATCAAACTCTTTCCACCAGAAAGATCTCAGACATAcacaggagaggaagagagagtgaAAATTGGCTCAAGAGACTAGACAGCTACCAGTCTTCATATTAAATGCTACACTCTGGAACATTCTCTTCACAACATTAAACACCATAAAATCTGAGATTCACTGTAGCTGATACAGTATAACTTCTAAGTCACTGATAAAAAGCAGTTCAAATTGACTATTAGGAAAAACCTGTTGATACAGCAATACAATTCGAAATTGAATACACTCATAATAAAGTTCTTTAAAGTATCATGGAGTATGGAGTAATGAGTCTGAAACACCACTGACATATTTTTAATCACCTAAATCCTGATAACACCTATTCAACATGTCTGCATATTCAATTTATAGTACCATCTGTCCAGCTTAAAAGTGCCTAAAGTAAAAATCCAGGCAACAAACATTACTGTTAAATGTCCTATTTCAATATGGAGAACATGTGAATACATTTTGCAAATTTACTAAATCGCAACAATGTAAGAAAATTCAGTTTAACTTTCCACTATTTGAGTATTTTCTATTACAAAACGTGAAATTTcatgttttaacatttttctaaaatgcctGTAGTGAACTATAACAATATTGAATAGTTAAAACAAGTGAAAGCCTACCACCTCCAAAATTTCCTCCTTCATTGTAACCATCATATcctccaccaccgccaccatATCCACCACCTTGGTTTCCATATCCTCCTGGTCCACCACCACCGTAACCTCCTCTACTACTATAACCAGGACCACCGCCATAGTTGCCACCTAGAAAAACAAATTGAATGTTTAGACAAAAACAAACGTACAGTCAAGTTGTAGAATGCCAGTTTACTGTGCTTTTAAGCCCCAGGAAAACAGGCCAATTAACACACTAAATCTTGGTGATACCTGGTTAATAAATAGAGCAGCTACAATCTGGGCTATTAACCACTAACACGAAAACTTAGATCTTTTGATAGTAAAAAActgttccatttttttaaaaatctaagaaataGAGAGTAAACAGTCTCCTCTGAGAAAAATAATTCCACCTCAATTATCCATACAATAAATCTTATCCGCCATAAAGAACAAGATAACATTAaatcttaaggggaaaaaaggtcTGGTCGTCTATAGTATTAATTTAGAAGCATACTTTAATAGTCAAGTCacacaaaaatatagaaaatataaagtcGAAAAACATTACAAAACTTACCATCACCTCCAAATCCATTATATCCACCATCACCTCCTCCATAACTCCCTCTGctgccaccacctccaccaccatagcctccttaaaaagaaaaaaaaaaaaaaggtgcgaATTAAATGTATATTCAATTTACTAACAAATTTTAGGTAGACATGCTCTCAAAAAATAAGATAACATCCTACCTCTTCCACCAAAGTTTCCACCACGGCCAAAGTTACCTCCACCACCTCCAAAGTTTCCTCCACGACCCATAAAGTTGCCAGATCCACCGCCACGACCTTGAACACAGGCAAGAAAGATCTTTAAGAAACTTACCATCATAACTTATGTatttcatatccatatatgataCTACTCACCTCTTTGTGATCCAGCAGACTGCATCTCTTGTTTAGAAAGGGCCTTTTTCACTTCACAATTATGCCCATTAATAGTGTGGTATTTCtgaactaaaatttttttaatcaaacaaacaaagaaaagttatttgatgtttctgtaaaagcacaaataaatgtTATCCTTTACTGCTATATAACTTATTAAAACATCATCAAAATCGTAGTGACTTCTGAGTGGGGTTGAGTGTTCTGGGATGTGAATCACTTGATCCAGATGCTGGTTACACGTGTAGCCACTTCATGAAAACTGAACCATACACTTTTCTATGCTATTTTATACACAATACAAACTTATAAGCAATTCAGCagtttaaaacaaagcaaacaaaccatTTCTTTCTCATTCAAGCTCTTCCATTCAAAGTGCTACTTACCAACAATTTTATCAACTGTATCATGATCATCAAAAGTTACAAAAGCAAATCCTCTCTTTTTCCCACTCTGCCTGTCTTCCATAACTTCTATGGTTTCAATCTTGCCATACTTTTCAAAGTAGTCTCTCAAATTATATTCTTCTGTATCTTCTTTAATACCACCAACAAAAATTTTCTTCACTGTTAGATGGGCACCAGGCTTTACAGAAtcctacaaataaaatatatgtaagtaaAAAAACCTCAAATTTTTACAATTTCACACCATACAACATGGTATTATTAAAATACCTCTCTAGAAACAGCTCTCTTTGGTTCCACTACACGCCCATCAACCTTGTGCGGTCGAGCACACATTGCGGCATCCACTTCTTCGACACAAGAATAAGTCACAAAACCAAAGCCCCTGGAACGTTTTGTTTGGGGATCTCTCATCacctacaaaataaaaaaattaaagcactGAAACACACCTCTACAGGTTCTCTGCCCTCTTTTGAGaaacttttttgttattttaataacTTACCACACAATCTGTAAGTGTGCCCCATTTCTcaaaatgttctcttaagctatcATCTGTAGTTTCAAAGCTCAAACCACCAATAAACAGCTTTCTCAACTGCTCTGGTTCCTTGGGATCATGACCCTGAGGAAAGAAACCAATACATTTTATTTCGTTTAGTagttaaatgcaaagaaaaatccaaaagacTTTTAATCCCCTACAAATAACAACAAATTCCTGTACCATTATCACTTTGTCCAGTTAAAACACTAGAGTAGAATCACACACATCAATTGATTAAAGGAATCCAAACACCAAGAAAACCTATAACCAAACTCTGAAATGCCAACATCACTTCAAAACCAAACTGAAGCCCAAGAGAATTCTAGATTCAGAAGTCCCATAATTTTGAGCTACAATAACAAATTCCTGAGGATAGATTGTTTTTGAAGTGGCTACTGAGAAACCACTTTCTAAGAAAACAGTGTTGTGAATTCAGTTATTTTGTCTATACCATTTCTCTTCCTAACTTCCCTGACTCTACACCTCCcaaagcatttaattttaaacCACAAAACCGTGAAACACAACTTATGTTACAAGTGACAAACTTAAAGGGAAATTTACCACTTTCAAGCAAATAAAGAtgttgaaataaatatttctcaatgAAAGAGGAAACCAGCATTCCCCCTCACCAAAAAacctgtgggggaaaaaaatctaccaCATAAAAATTTCCTATTTGCACTCCAACCACATACCCAAAATATTAAAACCAACACTTTACTAGGTCACACACCACCAGTTTTGGACTTAAGTACAGTATTCGATATAGTTTGACAAGAAAGGAgcccaacaaaacaaaaatttgagaTTTACAGAAAATCAACATATGGCCTAAATTGTTTTATACTTCAACTAGGTCTTTAATAAATTACACGAACAGCCACTTAATACATAAATGCATTACGATATCGTTCATCAAAAGTGCTTAAATACATTACATTCTAAGGTCTTCCTGTGTCTTCTAAAAGTAGAGACGCTAAGGCATTTAATATGAAGAGGTTGTCACATGCtaggaaaaaatgttaaatgattaATAGCCTAAAGCATTAATTCACTTAATTTCACCTTTTCAAGGCTCAGTTAAATGCATCTAATTGACGACAACGCAAAGTTGATAAACAACTACAACCCACATGGAATTTTCTCAAATGAAAAATTCGACTCTGGTTGCAGGCCTGGAAAACAAATTTCCAAGGAACTACAACCAGAGCCTACCCATCAGagaattaaaaaattgaagatgagaaaattttcaaattcatATTTTACAACCACACTCAAATTTCGAGATAGAATACTTCACCCACATGGCGCGAAGTTACGTGTTAACACTAAGTACTTTAGCAAAAATGGCAGCTGAAGAAGTACTTTAAAACAGTaaacttcaggggaaaaaaaaacttgttttcaACCGAGTGCTGCAATATACAGAACGAGACATAAAATTCTCCACTGAGAGATCGCTAAGGCCTAGAAACGCGTAGGGAGAACATCACCGAGAGCACTAGGCCGCAAGCTTCGAGGCCATTTGCGGCATTCTCTGCTGGGccgcctcctccctcttccttccaaTCCCACGCTCTCCCCCGCGGCGGAGCCAGGCGGCGGCCATTGCGTGCCAATGCGCCATTTCGTAACGCGGCTGCGGATCAATGTCAGTG carries:
- the HNRNPA3 gene encoding heterogeneous nuclear ribonucleoprotein A3 isoform X2, producing the protein MEVKPPPGRPQPDSGRRRRRRGEEGHDPKEPEQLRKLFIGGLSFETTDDSLREHFEKWGTLTDCVVMRDPQTKRSRGFGFVTYSCVEEVDAAMCARPHKVDGRVVEPKRAVSREDSVKPGAHLTVKKIFVGGIKEDTEEYNLRDYFEKYGKIETIEVMEDRQSGKKRGFAFVTFDDHDTVDKIVVQKYHTINGHNCEVKKALSKQEMQSAGSQRGRGGGSGNFMGRGGNFGGGGGNFGRGGNFGGRGGYGGGGGGSRGSYGGGDGGYNGFGGDGGNYGGGPGYSSRGGYGGGGPGGYGNQGGGYGGGGGGYDGYNEGGNFGGNYGGGGNYNDFGNYSGQQQSNYGPMKGGSFGGRSSGSPYGGGYGSGGGSGGYGSRRF
- the HNRNPA3 gene encoding heterogeneous nuclear ribonucleoprotein A3 isoform X1 — protein: MEVKPPPGRPQPDSGRRRRRRGEEGHDPKEPEQLRKLFIGGLSFETTDDSLREHFEKWGTLTDCVVMRDPQTKRSRGFGFVTYSCVEEVDAAMCARPHKVDGRVVEPKRAVSREDSVKPGAHLTVKKIFVGGIKEDTEEYNLRDYFEKYGKIETIEVMEDRQSGKKRGFAFVTFDDHDTVDKIVVQKYHTINGHNCEVKKALSKQEMQSAGSQRGRGGGSGNFMGRGGNFGGGGGNFGRGGNFGGRGGYGGGGGGSRGSYGGGDGGYNGFGGDGGNYGGGPGYSSRGGYGGGGPGGYGNQGGGYGGGGGGYDGYNEGGNFGGGNYGGGGNYNDFGNYSGQQQSNYGPMKGGSFGGRSSGSPYGGGYGSGGGSGGYGSRRF
- the HNRNPA3 gene encoding heterogeneous nuclear ribonucleoprotein A3 isoform X3 encodes the protein MEGHDPKEPEQLRKLFIGGLSFETTDDSLREHFEKWGTLTDCVVMRDPQTKRSRGFGFVTYSCVEEVDAAMCARPHKVDGRVVEPKRAVSREDSVKPGAHLTVKKIFVGGIKEDTEEYNLRDYFEKYGKIETIEVMEDRQSGKKRGFAFVTFDDHDTVDKIVVQKYHTINGHNCEVKKALSKQEMQSAGSQRGRGGGSGNFMGRGGNFGGGGGNFGRGGNFGGRGGYGGGGGGSRGSYGGGDGGYNGFGGDGGNYGGGPGYSSRGGYGGGGPGGYGNQGGGYGGGGGGYDGYNEGGNFGGGNYGGGGNYNDFGNYSGQQQSNYGPMKGGSFGGRSSGSPYGGGYGSGGGSGGYGSRRF